The Seleniivibrio woodruffii genome window below encodes:
- a CDS encoding DUF362 domain-containing protein: MQSEVYFSSIDSKKHKSPLFKISKLLNRCEPSSVFSAGELIAVKTHFGELGNTAFIRPVFLRPVLEMLNKLEAKPFLTDTNTLYVGMRTNSVDHLHNATLNGFNYSTLQVPVIIADGLRGDNSTEVPIDGELLKSVKLASEIVSADGMLVVSHFKGHEVTGFGGAIKNISMGCSCRQGKLDMHSDSRPFVKADLCTACGRCLLFCASKAIDINPKACINDKCTGCAMCISVCPHGAIQINWNASSATTQKKMAEYAKGVFNALDSKLIFLTVILSVSPACDCYPGNDRPVVSDIGFAASKDPVALDKACHDLVIKAYGGKDPFKEKYPDVDSTVQLAHAEKLGIGTTDYKLIEID, encoded by the coding sequence ATGCAGTCTGAAGTTTATTTTTCCTCTATTGACAGTAAAAAGCATAAATCCCCGCTATTCAAAATTTCAAAGCTGCTGAACAGATGCGAACCGTCATCAGTATTTTCGGCAGGAGAACTTATAGCTGTTAAAACCCATTTTGGCGAACTTGGCAATACAGCTTTTATTAGGCCAGTTTTTCTGAGGCCTGTGCTTGAGATGCTCAACAAACTTGAAGCAAAGCCTTTTCTCACTGACACCAACACTTTATATGTCGGCATGCGTACTAATTCAGTCGATCATCTTCACAACGCGACCCTTAACGGCTTCAATTATTCCACACTACAGGTTCCCGTCATTATAGCAGACGGGCTCAGAGGCGACAATTCAACTGAGGTTCCGATCGATGGGGAACTTCTCAAATCCGTTAAGCTTGCTTCTGAAATAGTGTCCGCCGACGGAATGCTTGTGGTTTCCCATTTCAAAGGACATGAGGTAACAGGGTTCGGCGGTGCTATAAAGAACATATCCATGGGATGTTCCTGCCGTCAGGGTAAGCTGGATATGCATTCTGATTCCCGCCCCTTCGTTAAAGCCGACCTCTGCACTGCCTGCGGGCGCTGTCTGCTTTTCTGCGCTTCTAAGGCTATTGATATCAACCCTAAAGCCTGCATAAACGACAAATGCACCGGATGCGCCATGTGCATCAGTGTGTGCCCCCACGGAGCAATCCAGATAAACTGGAACGCATCATCCGCAACAACTCAGAAAAAGATGGCGGAATACGCAAAGGGTGTTTTCAACGCACTTGACAGTAAACTTATCTTTCTGACTGTGATCCTCTCTGTTTCCCCTGCCTGCGACTGCTACCCCGGCAACGACAGACCTGTAGTCTCCGATATAGGCTTTGCGGCATCAAAAGACCCTGTGGCTCTGGACAAAGCCTGCCACGATCTGGTCATTAAGGCTTACGGAGGGAAGGATCCTTTTAAAGAGAAATATCCGGATGTTGATTCGACAGTTCAGCTGGCCCATGCCGAAAAGCTCGGCATAG
- a CDS encoding EAL and HDOD domain-containing protein gives MSDFYIGRQPILDDRGRIYAYELLFRSHGSSASAAVTDNTSATARVLINMLQNFGIERLLGGKKGFINTDESLIMDGAIDLLPKELFVIEVLETTKLSRQLLDKIKYYISKGYVFAMDDLEFTKDYFDRYRELIPMVHYIKVDYMLADKNTLEKNVSIIKGLKAKMLAEKVETNEDFEKCKGLGFDLFQGYFFAKPVVMSQKSVDPSKAAIIQLINMLRGDAEATELEKVIKHYPELYINLLKFMNSSAFFTKGTITSIKHAMAMLGRANLTKWLYLMLYADPKSDTFNNPLLETAQLRGKTMEMLCQTSKVIGNKSDSAFMVGLMSLLDAIFNRDIREVMNEFNVDDEIKLAVTEHRGELGLLLKTVKCFESDDVCELVDCFGILKISFEDFNRIMMECYDWTDSFAK, from the coding sequence ATGAGTGATTTCTATATAGGACGTCAGCCGATACTTGATGACAGAGGCCGCATTTATGCATATGAACTGCTCTTCAGGAGCCATGGTTCCAGTGCCTCTGCGGCTGTTACGGACAATACTTCTGCCACGGCAAGAGTGCTTATTAACATGCTCCAGAACTTCGGCATCGAGAGACTGCTAGGAGGCAAGAAGGGATTTATCAACACCGATGAAAGCCTTATTATGGACGGTGCCATTGACCTTTTGCCAAAGGAGCTTTTTGTTATTGAAGTGCTGGAGACCACAAAGCTTTCAAGACAGCTTCTTGATAAGATAAAGTATTACATATCAAAAGGATATGTTTTTGCCATGGATGATCTTGAGTTTACAAAGGACTACTTTGACAGATACAGAGAGCTCATCCCCATGGTGCACTATATCAAGGTTGACTACATGCTGGCGGACAAGAACACGCTGGAAAAGAATGTAAGTATTATCAAAGGATTGAAAGCAAAAATGCTTGCGGAGAAGGTTGAGACAAACGAAGACTTTGAAAAGTGCAAAGGGCTTGGTTTCGATCTTTTTCAGGGATATTTCTTTGCAAAGCCGGTTGTTATGTCCCAAAAGTCTGTTGACCCTTCTAAGGCGGCAATAATTCAGCTTATCAACATGCTCAGGGGTGATGCGGAGGCAACCGAGCTTGAAAAGGTCATAAAGCACTATCCGGAGCTGTATATAAACCTGTTGAAATTCATGAACTCATCAGCCTTTTTTACAAAAGGAACAATCACATCCATAAAACATGCAATGGCCATGCTCGGCCGTGCGAATCTGACAAAATGGCTCTATCTGATGCTGTATGCTGATCCGAAAAGTGACACCTTCAATAATCCGCTTCTGGAAACTGCGCAGTTGAGGGGGAAAACAATGGAGATGCTCTGTCAGACAAGCAAGGTAATAGGTAACAAATCGGACAGCGCCTTTATGGTGGGTCTGATGTCTCTGCTGGACGCAATATTCAACAGAGATATAAGAGAGGTCATGAACGAGTTTAACGTTGACGACGAGATAAAACTGGCTGTTACGGAACACAGGGGAGAGCTTGGTCTGCTGCTTAAAACAGTTAAATGCTTTGAGAGCGATGACGTGTGCGAACTGGTGGACTGCTTCGGTATACTCAAGATCAGTTTTGAAGACTTCAACCGTATAATGATGGAGTGTTACGACTGGACGGACAGCTTCGCAAAGTAG
- a CDS encoding IclR family transcriptional regulator has protein sequence MKREKSEYAVQAVSNAIDILELLGDSDNELSITDVVSTLNLTRSNVNKLLATLEMLGYVEHNRYTGNFRLGVKTFQISQAYINKLNLIEISIQVLQQLKNDTSESAYISVLRDGNVVYLNVVETEQSVRVLPRIGNVGPAYATATGKAQLAFYDPMELEKLYSGEFRKITTNSIKNFDQLRDELDEIKRNGYAIDNEEYELGVRCVGAPIKDFMGNVIAGISVSAPAERMPMESIRDSVAPMVLEAARVLSKKFGYRELTDDE, from the coding sequence ATGAAAAGGGAAAAATCTGAATATGCTGTGCAGGCGGTGAGTAATGCCATTGATATACTTGAGCTTCTCGGAGACAGCGACAACGAGCTCAGTATAACGGATGTGGTGTCGACGCTCAACCTGACCAGAAGCAACGTTAACAAGCTTCTGGCAACGCTGGAAATGCTCGGATATGTCGAACACAACAGATATACCGGAAACTTCCGTCTGGGTGTGAAAACATTCCAGATTTCACAGGCATATATCAACAAGCTGAACCTTATAGAGATATCCATTCAGGTTCTCCAGCAGCTTAAGAACGACACCAGCGAATCTGCATATATAAGCGTTCTGCGTGACGGAAACGTTGTGTATCTGAACGTGGTGGAAACAGAGCAGTCTGTGCGAGTTCTGCCCAGAATAGGAAACGTAGGTCCCGCTTATGCAACTGCAACAGGCAAGGCTCAGCTGGCCTTCTATGACCCTATGGAGCTTGAAAAGCTTTATTCCGGCGAGTTCAGAAAGATAACCACCAACAGCATAAAGAATTTTGATCAGCTCAGAGATGAGCTGGATGAGATAAAACGCAACGGATATGCCATAGACAACGAAGAGTATGAGCTTGGAGTCCGCTGTGTAGGCGCACCCATAAAAGACTTTATGGGCAACGTTATCGCAGGCATCAGTGTTTCCGCACCGGCGGAAAGGATGCCCATGGAATCCATAAGGGACAGTGTTGCCCCTATGGTGCTTGAAGCCGCAAGGGTTCTCTCCAAAAAATTCGGATACAGAGAGCTTACGGACGACGAGTAA
- a CDS encoding hybrid sensor histidine kinase/response regulator, with the protein MTTRTSIIFLTADNQLCSDVQVNLKTACQHTEIESTSDLSSFSEKLLAGKVMAAIADLSLGEVYITQALAILKSIDKDLPLIIITKRDKQELAAKYIGMGAADYILTDNLLRLCPVIGREAKTYSEVTAGRKARQEIKELQNIINAAEDEIYVLDGITLKINFANRKAVQNLRHSTDELKELSMNDIMMDVMPLGFMSGWDRNKTRKTFYTRMKRKDGTVYPAEAVFQSVKTDGKTAILGIIHDITEKESAKQQAMILNKAIDASASSVIITDKDFRIFYVNKAYCTLSGKSLTESVGSDIHDSIINNSKTDDFRQALQNCSKGQSWVGEYNRLGKDGETHIVLGSVSPVMDEKSELQNIVIVEEDITERIRIKSQLMHAQKMETVGELTSGIAHDFTNMLTAIGGFASIMKRKMDTESNLFMYVDRIIDLTIRAKSLTQNLLNFSRKQMQADRVLNVNELVNTVSGFLSMVIGNKLEIHKELSPEEINIVGDPVQLEQVIINLATNARDAVSKEGILTISTDRLMISSKEAGGGFKEYAVIKVRDNGSGIEEKKLKKIFEPFYTTKDEGKGTGLGLYIVSDIIARHNGLIECQSELGVGTEFIIKLPVTEKKPETLKEETEVKSTRSAVILLIEDEKMVRDSLMNALDAYGYRVIEAANGRDGVEIYKERHNSIDLVISDIVMPVMDGIEAYAQMSGINPDVKMIFTTGYVGETHKRDNFDEKDHVVLLKPLLVKELIKRIEQLIQKN; encoded by the coding sequence ATGACAACCCGGACATCGATAATTTTTCTGACAGCAGACAATCAGCTATGCAGTGATGTGCAGGTTAATCTTAAAACTGCCTGCCAACATACTGAGATCGAAAGCACCAGCGACCTTAGCTCTTTCTCCGAAAAACTGCTGGCCGGAAAAGTCATGGCAGCCATTGCGGATCTAAGCCTTGGCGAAGTGTATATAACCCAGGCGCTGGCAATCCTTAAATCAATCGACAAAGACCTTCCCCTCATCATAATCACAAAAAGAGACAAACAGGAGCTTGCTGCAAAATATATCGGCATGGGTGCCGCTGATTATATCCTAACGGATAATCTTTTGCGTTTATGCCCTGTCATAGGCCGTGAAGCGAAGACCTATAGCGAGGTCACAGCGGGACGAAAAGCGAGACAGGAGATCAAGGAGCTTCAGAACATAATAAATGCGGCAGAAGACGAAATTTACGTTCTGGACGGGATTACCCTGAAAATCAATTTTGCCAACAGAAAAGCTGTGCAGAATCTGAGGCATTCTACTGATGAGCTGAAGGAACTGTCCATGAACGACATCATGATGGATGTCATGCCGCTGGGTTTCATGAGCGGGTGGGACAGGAACAAAACACGCAAAACTTTTTATACCCGCATGAAAAGAAAGGACGGAACAGTGTATCCGGCGGAGGCAGTTTTCCAGTCGGTTAAAACGGATGGAAAGACGGCCATTCTGGGAATTATCCACGACATAACTGAAAAAGAGTCTGCGAAACAGCAGGCGATGATCCTTAACAAAGCCATAGACGCAAGCGCATCCTCGGTGATCATAACAGATAAAGACTTCAGAATCTTCTATGTGAACAAGGCATACTGCACGCTGTCGGGAAAGAGCCTTACGGAATCCGTGGGGTCAGACATCCACGACAGCATAATAAACAACAGCAAAACGGACGATTTCAGGCAGGCGCTGCAGAACTGCTCAAAGGGGCAGAGCTGGGTTGGAGAATATAACAGGCTGGGCAAAGACGGGGAGACGCATATCGTTCTCGGTTCAGTGTCACCAGTTATGGACGAGAAGAGCGAACTGCAGAATATAGTCATCGTTGAAGAGGATATAACCGAGCGCATCCGTATAAAGAGCCAGCTGATGCATGCGCAGAAGATGGAGACGGTTGGTGAGCTGACCAGCGGAATTGCCCACGACTTTACAAATATGCTCACGGCCATCGGCGGATTCGCATCCATAATGAAGCGGAAGATGGACACGGAAAGCAATCTTTTCATGTATGTTGACAGGATAATAGATCTGACCATCAGAGCAAAGAGCCTTACGCAGAATCTGCTGAACTTCTCACGAAAACAGATGCAGGCGGACAGGGTTTTAAACGTTAACGAACTGGTGAACACCGTCAGCGGGTTCCTTTCAATGGTGATAGGTAACAAGCTGGAGATACATAAGGAGCTTTCTCCGGAAGAGATAAATATAGTCGGTGATCCTGTTCAGCTTGAGCAGGTGATAATAAATCTTGCCACAAACGCAAGGGATGCCGTTTCAAAAGAGGGGATTCTGACCATATCCACCGACAGGCTTATGATAAGCAGCAAGGAGGCGGGCGGAGGGTTCAAGGAATATGCCGTCATAAAGGTCAGGGACAACGGAAGCGGAATTGAAGAGAAGAAGCTCAAGAAGATATTCGAGCCCTTCTACACCACCAAGGACGAAGGCAAGGGTACAGGCCTCGGTCTGTATATAGTCAGCGATATAATCGCCAGACACAACGGCCTTATAGAATGTCAGAGCGAACTCGGCGTAGGAACCGAGTTTATAATAAAACTGCCTGTTACAGAGAAAAAACCGGAGACTCTTAAAGAAGAGACAGAGGTCAAGTCCACCAGAAGCGCCGTAATTCTTCTCATTGAAGATGAAAAGATGGTGAGGGACAGTCTGATGAACGCTCTGGATGCCTACGGATACCGAGTTATCGAGGCTGCCAACGGACGTGACGGGGTTGAGATATATAAAGAGAGGCACAACAGCATAGACCTTGTTATCAGCGATATCGTTATGCCTGTTATGGACGGCATAGAGGCCTATGCGCAGATGAGCGGAATAAATCCAGATGTTAAGATGATATTCACCACCGGCTATGTCGGTGAGACACATAAAAGGGACAATTTCGATGAAAAGGACCACGTTGTTCTTCTGAAGCCCCTTCTTGTAAAAGAGCTGATTAAACGAATTGAACAGCTTATTCAAAAAAACTAG
- a CDS encoding diguanylate cyclase: MTVKTESLKNLSVLYVEDDPDIAEAVRFTFKSVLQKLTILPTAEEAIDFFVKNSPDIIITESVLPYSSGIELARDIKNISPDTPVMIISGHRDEKMLAGSIEAGVECYLMKPVNLKTMKKHMVLAAEKLKRLRAETRNKTLLKKVLDSSREMYLVGSADGISYMNNTLLEFFGNSSLEEMDGSNVEVVENRHSENPVPFPLWLKKISRIDGYETVVSLIRRDLLKSDARSFIARVNRIEDEDGFAISFTDVAVMELQKKFFHNLAMKDPLTEVFNRQKFNEELSREVIRSRRYGTKLSAIMFDIDRFGDLNGRYGFQAGDRILKELAAHVSANIRTTDVFARYGGEEFIVMTPEVGLEGALRLAEKLRDSISANDFSNIDENITCSFGVVQFGADWSEEDLIRFADDALFRAKGAGRNTISE; encoded by the coding sequence ATGACCGTCAAGACCGAGTCTCTGAAAAATCTTTCCGTTCTGTATGTTGAAGATGATCCCGATATTGCGGAGGCGGTCAGGTTCACGTTCAAAAGTGTCCTGCAAAAACTTACTATTCTGCCCACAGCCGAAGAGGCCATAGATTTCTTTGTTAAAAACAGCCCCGACATAATCATAACAGAATCGGTTCTCCCCTATTCCAGCGGAATTGAGCTGGCAAGGGATATCAAAAATATCAGCCCTGACACTCCGGTAATGATAATAAGCGGTCATAGGGACGAAAAGATGCTTGCCGGATCCATTGAGGCGGGTGTCGAATGCTATCTGATGAAACCTGTGAACCTTAAAACCATGAAAAAACATATGGTGCTGGCCGCAGAGAAGCTGAAACGACTGAGAGCGGAGACCAGAAACAAAACTCTGCTTAAAAAGGTTCTGGATTCATCAAGAGAGATGTATCTGGTGGGCAGTGCTGACGGTATAAGCTATATGAACAACACTCTTCTGGAGTTTTTCGGCAACAGCAGCCTTGAAGAGATGGACGGAAGCAATGTTGAGGTTGTGGAAAACCGCCACAGCGAAAACCCTGTCCCCTTCCCTTTGTGGCTCAAAAAGATAAGCCGTATCGACGGATATGAGACTGTTGTCAGCCTTATCCGCCGTGACCTTCTGAAAAGTGATGCCAGATCGTTCATCGCAAGGGTCAACAGGATAGAGGATGAGGACGGTTTTGCCATATCATTCACAGATGTGGCCGTTATGGAGCTTCAGAAGAAATTCTTCCATAATCTGGCCATGAAAGACCCTCTGACAGAGGTTTTCAACAGACAGAAATTCAACGAGGAGCTTTCCAGAGAGGTCATCAGAAGCAGACGCTACGGAACAAAGCTTTCTGCTATAATGTTCGACATAGACAGATTCGGCGACCTGAACGGGAGATACGGGTTTCAGGCCGGAGACAGGATTCTGAAAGAACTTGCCGCTCATGTTTCTGCCAACATAAGGACAACGGATGTTTTTGCCAGATACGGTGGAGAGGAGTTTATCGTAATGACTCCGGAAGTAGGTCTGGAAGGTGCATTGAGACTGGCTGAGAAGCTCAGGGATTCAATATCGGCTAATGATTTCTCCAATATAGATGAGAACATAACGTGCAGTTTCGGCGTTGTGCAGTTCGGTGCGGACTGGTCGGAGGAAGATCTGATACGGTTTGCGGATGATGCTCTGTTCAGGGCGAAAGGTGCCGGAAGAAATACTATATCCGAATAA
- a CDS encoding pyridoxal phosphate-dependent aminotransferase, whose translation MRYDLAKSGNGLTYEIRNIVNVAKILEQHGVEICYENIGDPVAKGEIIPDWMKDTIADLVRNNNMSFAYCPTRGDYDVREFLAERTNARGGVQITKDDIIFFNGLGDAIARAYSSIRVDARVMLPEPTYSTHLLAEVLHASFPPNTYRMNPYNNWAPDLNELEKKVESHKSIVGILVINPDNPTGYVHTEDDLRRIVKMAKEHDLMLIFDEIYLNMVYNGKKTIALSDIIGDVPGISMKGISKEFPWPGARCGWIEVYNADKDEAFKRFVDAILNQKMAEVCSTTLPQMSIPHIMQHEMYNSYLTERLKHYEKLSNIAYNMLKDCPYVVVNRSNGAFYMSVVFNEAVLNKNQKLHIELKEVRDVVEKITEDKSSHDKRFVYYLLGATGICVVPLTSFFTSTPGFRMTLLEKNVEKFEQTVKTIKDKIVEYVESGSC comes from the coding sequence ATGCGTTATGACCTGGCTAAGAGCGGAAACGGCCTGACCTATGAAATCCGCAATATTGTCAACGTTGCTAAAATTCTTGAGCAGCACGGAGTCGAAATATGTTATGAAAACATCGGCGACCCTGTGGCGAAAGGCGAGATCATCCCCGACTGGATGAAGGACACCATCGCAGATCTGGTCAGGAACAACAACATGTCCTTTGCCTACTGCCCCACCAGAGGCGACTACGACGTAAGGGAGTTCCTTGCGGAAAGAACTAACGCCAGAGGCGGAGTTCAGATCACTAAAGACGATATTATCTTTTTCAACGGACTTGGCGACGCAATAGCACGAGCGTATAGCTCAATCAGAGTGGATGCGAGGGTAATGCTGCCCGAGCCGACCTACTCAACACACCTTCTGGCGGAAGTTCTGCACGCATCTTTTCCGCCTAACACTTATAGAATGAACCCCTACAACAACTGGGCACCCGATCTCAATGAGCTTGAGAAGAAGGTCGAAAGCCATAAGTCCATCGTGGGCATTCTTGTTATCAACCCCGACAACCCCACAGGCTATGTCCACACTGAGGACGACCTGAGACGTATAGTAAAAATGGCGAAAGAGCACGACCTGATGCTCATTTTTGACGAAATCTACCTGAACATGGTATACAACGGCAAAAAGACAATCGCCCTTTCCGACATCATCGGCGACGTTCCCGGAATTTCCATGAAGGGTATCTCAAAAGAATTCCCCTGGCCGGGCGCACGCTGCGGCTGGATCGAAGTTTACAACGCAGACAAGGATGAGGCTTTCAAACGCTTCGTAGATGCCATCCTGAACCAGAAGATGGCTGAGGTCTGCTCGACTACTCTTCCCCAGATGTCCATTCCCCACATCATGCAGCATGAGATGTACAACTCATATCTCACTGAAAGGCTTAAGCACTACGAGAAACTCTCCAACATAGCCTACAACATGCTGAAAGACTGCCCCTATGTGGTAGTAAACCGCTCAAACGGAGCTTTCTACATGTCTGTTGTGTTCAATGAAGCGGTGCTGAACAAGAACCAGAAGCTGCATATTGAGCTGAAAGAGGTTCGTGACGTGGTTGAGAAGATAACCGAAGACAAGAGCAGCCATGACAAACGCTTTGTTTACTATCTGCTGGGCGCAACCGGCATCTGCGTTGTCCCGCTGACATCCTTCTTCACTTCCACACCCGGCTTCCGTATGACTCTGCTTGAAAAGAACGTTGAGAAGTTCGAACAGACGGTTAAAACCATCAAAGACAAGATAGTTGAATACGTTGAATCCGGATCCTGCTAA